A genomic window from Amia ocellicauda isolate fAmiCal2 chromosome 15, fAmiCal2.hap1, whole genome shotgun sequence includes:
- the LOC136771906 gene encoding toll-like receptor 6: MPLIVWGRDAEKKENNALLCRITRDTKKDLSGLNLTVIPHNLPLNTEYLDLSHNNISRLNSGDLAALSNLCILKFTHNRLEYISPTVFPDNSKIQVLNISYNSLKNIPDLALPQLMILDISSNLYGSYALGNSFKNFLFLRYLALGSPNARSINATDFGPLQDKPLKELSLGDGLGLDSYESGSFTRLQFLEKLTLRMTFCERSQMFHIILKDLDETQVQSLNLIQFLPNFCNVSIDPFVGLKGMRSLTKISFVDTWFNSSVMTKLLLNIFETKLEVLGFFNITYNEDTPEGIVFPGIPGYNQSHNVKAVIFDNVHHYQYTYPKININVTFFSQITYVKFSGTGMNISPCNLISSLPSLEVLDLSNNLLTDHGFWWFGCSYTNVFPALRRLSLRNNKFQDLDFISERTQQMKTLDTLDLSFNSIKLNGPCTWSPQLTSLSLSNNDLGNSIFSNLSPYIRSLNLSKTGITELNQEALSLLPNLTHLFLSSNTIRTLPTNLWAPRLEVLHVDQNNILTMSKQSLGGLRGLKQLKASNNPFSCTCDSYWFVTAFNKSLLLDWPSQYTCNAPSELAGKTLNEYQPSRASCDPGLRAAIAVPLIVVSFAVLGLVFHMFDGAWYLRMLWVWMRVKQRGYQGAKRLSKGAFHYHAFISYSQIDSSWVDSQLVPNLECTNFSLCIHERDFMPGDWIIDNIINCVESSYKTLFVLSRNFVQSEWCNYELFFAHHRALSIKEDSLVFILLEPIPADSLPRKFLRLRTLLQQRTYLEWPEEEGKRRIFWASLKAMLQVADDRIVMKQVAREIAESCPLLSDTD; encoded by the coding sequence ATGCCATTAATAGTGTGGGGGAGGGatgcagaaaagaaagaaaacaatgcttTATTGTGCAGGATTACAAGAGATACTAAGAAGGATTTGTCTGGCCTCAATCTTACAGTAATACCACACAACTTGCCTCTGAACACAGAATACCTGGACCTTTCCCACAACAACATCTCTCGACTCAACAGTGGGGATCTGGCTGCTCTGTCCAACCTCTGCATCCTGAAGTTCACTCACAACCGCTTGGAATACATCTCGCCTACAGTCTTCCCGGACAACTCCAAAATACAGGTGCTCAACATTTCCTACAATTCCCTCAAAAACATCCCAGACTTGGCATTGCCTCAACTAATGATCCTTGACATATCAAGCAACCTGTATGGAAGTTATGCTCTTGGAAACTCGTTTAagaattttctttttctcaggTATCTTGCACTTGGGAGTCCAAACGCTAGGTCAATAAATGCCACAGATTTTGGCCCTTTGCAGGACAAGCCTTTAAAAGAGCTGAGTCTCGGGGATGGTCTTGGGTTAGACAGCTATGAATCAGGTTCTTTTACTCGATTACAGTTTCTGGAGAAACTAACACTCAGAATGACTTTCTGTGAAAGGTCCCAGATGTTCCACATTATTCTGAAGGACCTAGATGAAACGCAAGTTCAGAGCTTAAACCTGATACAATTTCTTCCAAATTTTTGCAATGTTTCCATTGACCCTTTTGTGGGGTTGAAAGGTATGAGATCGTTGACCAAAATCTCATTTGTGGACACCTGGTTCAATAGTTCAGTGATGACTAAGCTTCTTCTGAATATTTTTGAGACTAAACTTGAAGTACTTggattttttaatataacataTAATGAGGACACACCTGAAGGCATTGTGTTTCCAGGCATTCCAGGATACAATCAATCACACAATGTCAAGGCAGTAATATTTGACAATGTTCACCATTACCAGTATACTTATCCTAAAATTAATATCAATGTAACCTTCTTTTCCCAAATTACTTATGTGAAGTTTTCTGGAACTGGGATGAATATCTCTCCTTGCAACTTAATCTCCTCTTTGCCATCACTGGAGGTCTTAGATTTGTCCAACAATCTCCTCACAGACCATGGGTTTTGGTGGTTTGGCTGTTCTTACACCAATGTCTTCCCAGCTTTGAGGCGGCTTTCTCTGAGAAACAACAAATTTCAAGACTTGGACTTCATCTCCGAGAGGACCCAACAGATGAAGACTCTAGACACACTGGATCTCAGCTTCAACTCCATTAAGCTTAATGGACCTTGTACTTGGTCTCCTCAGCTAACCAGCCTCTCCTTGAGCAATAATGACCTGGGCAACTCTATATTTTCAAACCTTTCCCCTTACATCAGAAGTCTCAATCTTTCCAAGACAGGCATTACAGAGTTGAACCAGGAGGCTCTTTCCTTGCTACCGAACTTAACACATCTCTTTTTGAGCTCCAACACTATAAGGACCCTACCAACTAATCTCTGGGCTCCCAGATTGGAGGTGCTGCATGTGGACCAAAACAACATCCTCACCATGAGCAAACAATCTCTGGGAGGCCTGCGCGGCTTGAAGCAGCTAAAGGCCAGCAATAATCCGTTTAGCTGCACCTGTGATTCATACTGGTTTGTGACTGCTTTCAATAAATCTCTTTTACTTGACTGGCCATCTCAATACACCTGTAATGCCCCCTCAGAATTGGCAGGAAAGACTTTAAATGAGTATCAGCCCAGCAGGGCGTCATGTGACCCAGGACTCCGTGCGGCTATAGCTGTTCCACTGATCGTGGTTAGTTTCGCAGTCCTGGGGCTTGTTTTTCACATGTTTGATGGAGCCTGGTACCTGCGGATGCTGTGGGTGTGGATGAGGGTGAAACAGAGGGGCTACCAGGGAGCCAAGCGACTGAGCAAAGGTGCTTTCCACTACCACGCCTTCATCTCCTACAGCCAGATTGACTCCAGCTGGGTGGACAGCCAGCTGGTACCCAACCTGGAGTGTACAAACTTCAGCCTCTGCATTCATGAGCGGGATTTCATGCCAGGGGACTGGATCATAGATAACATCATCAACTGTGTGGAAAGCAGCTATAAGACGCTGTTCGTGCTGTCTCGGAACTTTGTCCAGAGCGAGTGGTGCAACTACGAGCTCTTCTTCGCTCATCACCGCGCTCTCAGCATCAAGGAGGATTCCCTCGTCTTCATTCTGCTGGAGCCCATTCCTGCAGACTCTCTCCCCAGGAAGTTTCTGAGGCTCCGCACTCTGCTCCAGCAGCGGACTTACCTGGAGTGGCCAGAGGAGGAAGGGAAACGGCGGATCTTCTGGGCCAGCCTGAAGGCCATGCTGCAAGTAGCTGATGATCGCATTGTCATGAAGCAAGTGGCAAGGGAAATCGCTGAATCATGTCCGCTTCTGAGCGACACCGATTAG
- the tnni1c gene encoding troponin I, skeletal, slow c isoform X3: MEAEAEEQQEDEAEPEPPKPTPPKQATPAPAPMSNIGETHAKPKSKITASRKLSLKILMLAKAKEDLETEKSEREEEKVRYLAERVPPVQFSGLDLAGLQIHELTLKIVDLRGKFKKPALRRVRVSADAMLRALLGSKHKGSFDLRANLKSVKKEDSEKVLTSEVGDWRKNVEAMSGMEGRKKMFDAAGGGQ, translated from the exons ATGGAGGCCGAAGCAGAGGAACAGCAAGAGGATGAAGCTGAACCCGAGCCACCTAAACCTACCCCACCAAAACAGGCTACCCCTGCCCCAGCACCCATGTCAAACATAGGAGAGACTCACGCCAAG CCAAAATCTAAGATTACTGCATCTCGGAAGCTTTCTCTAAAG ATTCTCATGCTGGCCAAGGCGAAGGAGGACCTGGAGACGGAGAAATCGGAGAGGGAAGAGGAGAAGGTCCGCTATCTGGCTGAACGCGTGCCTCCAGTGCAGTTCTCAGGACTGGATTTAGCCGGTCTACAG ATTCATGAGCTCACCCTGAAAATAGTGGACCTGAGAGGGAAGTTCAAGAAGCCTGCCTTGCGCCGAGTGCGTGTCTCGGCCGATGCCATGCTGCGCGCTCTGCTGGGCTCCAAACACAAGGGGTCCTTTGATCTGAGGGCCAATCTCAAGTCTGTGAAGAAGGAAGACTCGGAGAAG GTGCTCACCTCTGAGGTTGGGGACTGGCGTAAGAATGTGGAGGCTATGTCTGGAATGGAGGGAAGGAAGAAGATGTTTGATGCTGCTGGTGGTGGGCA GTGA
- the tnni1c gene encoding troponin I, skeletal, slow c isoform X2 — protein sequence MEAEAEEQQEDEAEPEPPKPTPPKQATPAPAPMSNIGETHAKPKSKITASRKLSLKILMLAKAKEDLETEKSEREEEKVRYLAERVPPVQFSGLDLAGLQKLCRELNDITERVDEERYDIEAKVIKNCREIHELTLKIVDLRGKFKKPALRRVRVSADAMLRALLGSKHKGSFDLRANLKSVKKEDSEKVLTSEVGDWRKNVEAMSGMEGRKKMFDAAGGGQ from the exons ATGGAGGCCGAAGCAGAGGAACAGCAAGAGGATGAAGCTGAACCCGAGCCACCTAAACCTACCCCACCAAAACAGGCTACCCCTGCCCCAGCACCCATGTCAAACATAGGAGAGACTCACGCCAAG CCAAAATCTAAGATTACTGCATCTCGGAAGCTTTCTCTAAAG ATTCTCATGCTGGCCAAGGCGAAGGAGGACCTGGAGACGGAGAAATCGGAGAGGGAAGAGGAGAAGGTCCGCTATCTGGCTGAACGCGTGCCTCCAGTGCAGTTCTCAGGACTGGATTTAGCCGGTCTACAG AAATTGTGCCGGGAGCTAAATGACATCACTGAGCGTGTGGACGAGGAGCGCTACGACATCGAGGCCAAAGTCATCAAGAACTGTCGGGAG ATTCATGAGCTCACCCTGAAAATAGTGGACCTGAGAGGGAAGTTCAAGAAGCCTGCCTTGCGCCGAGTGCGTGTCTCGGCCGATGCCATGCTGCGCGCTCTGCTGGGCTCCAAACACAAGGGGTCCTTTGATCTGAGGGCCAATCTCAAGTCTGTGAAGAAGGAAGACTCGGAGAAG GTGCTCACCTCTGAGGTTGGGGACTGGCGTAAGAATGTGGAGGCTATGTCTGGAATGGAGGGAAGGAAGAAGATGTTTGATGCTGCTGGTGGTGGGCAGTAA
- the tnni1c gene encoding troponin I, skeletal, slow c isoform X1, which yields MEAEAEEQQEDEAEPEPPKPTPPKQATPAPAPMSNIGETHAKPKSKITASRKLSLKILMLAKAKEDLETEKSEREEEKVRYLAERVPPVQFSGLDLAGLQKLCRELNDITERVDEERYDIEAKVIKNCREIHELTLKIVDLRGKFKKPALRRVRVSADAMLRALLGSKHKGSFDLRANLKSVKKEDSEKVLTSEVGDWRKNVEAMSGMEGRKKMFDAAGGGQ from the exons ATGGAGGCCGAAGCAGAGGAACAGCAAGAGGATGAAGCTGAACCCGAGCCACCTAAACCTACCCCACCAAAACAGGCTACCCCTGCCCCAGCACCCATGTCAAACATAGGAGAGACTCACGCCAAG CCAAAATCTAAGATTACTGCATCTCGGAAGCTTTCTCTAAAG ATTCTCATGCTGGCCAAGGCGAAGGAGGACCTGGAGACGGAGAAATCGGAGAGGGAAGAGGAGAAGGTCCGCTATCTGGCTGAACGCGTGCCTCCAGTGCAGTTCTCAGGACTGGATTTAGCCGGTCTACAG AAATTGTGCCGGGAGCTAAATGACATCACTGAGCGTGTGGACGAGGAGCGCTACGACATCGAGGCCAAAGTCATCAAGAACTGTCGGGAG ATTCATGAGCTCACCCTGAAAATAGTGGACCTGAGAGGGAAGTTCAAGAAGCCTGCCTTGCGCCGAGTGCGTGTCTCGGCCGATGCCATGCTGCGCGCTCTGCTGGGCTCCAAACACAAGGGGTCCTTTGATCTGAGGGCCAATCTCAAGTCTGTGAAGAAGGAAGACTCGGAGAAG GTGCTCACCTCTGAGGTTGGGGACTGGCGTAAGAATGTGGAGGCTATGTCTGGAATGGAGGGAAGGAAGAAGATGTTTGATGCTGCTGGTGGTGGGCA GTGA